A window of Methylobacterium bullatum genomic DNA:
GACCGCCATGCCGCGCACCAGGGGCGACGGATCGGAGAGGCAGCGCTCGGCTTCCGGAGCGAGCGCACGATCGCCGGAATTGCCGATGGCGATGAGGACGTTGCGCAGGAAGCGGTCGCGTCCCGTGCGCTTCACCGGGGTTCCGGCGAACCGCGCCCGGAAGGCTGCATCGTCGAGCCGCGCCAGTTCGGCGAGGGGAGGCGCGGCGAGGTCGGCCCGCGCGCCGAGGCGCGCCTCCGAGGCGGCGGCGGCGAACTTGTTCCAGGGGCAGACGGCGAGGCAATCGTCGCAACCGAAGACGCGGTTGCCGATAGCCTCGCGGAATTCGGGCGCGATCGGCCCTTCGTGCTCGATGGTGAGGTAGGAGATGCAGCGCCGCGCATCGATCTGGTAGGGGGCGGGAAACGCGGCGGTCGGGCAGATGTCGAGGCAGCGCCGGCAGGAGCCGCAACGGTCGGCCTCGGGCAGGTCCGGCACGAGATCGGCGGAGGTGTAGATCGCTCCGAGCAGGAGCCAGTTGCCGTGCTCGCGCGAGATGAGGACCGTGTGCTTGCCCTGCCAGCCGAGGCCGGCGGCGGCGGCGAGCGGCTTCTCCATCACCGGCGCGGTATCGACGAAGACCTTCACCCGCACGTCGCCCTTGGCGGAGAGGTAGCCGCCGAGCTCCTTCAGCTTGCCCTTCACCACATCGTGATAGTCGCGGCGCTGGGCATAGGCCGCGATGGCACCCCGATCCTTCAGGGCCAGCAGCGAGAGCGGATCGGCCTCGGGGCCGTAGTTCATTCCCAGCATCACGATGCTGCGAACGCCCGGCCACAGGATCGACGGATCGGCGCGCTGGTCCGCGCGCTCCACCATCCAGTCCATCTCGCCGTGATGCCCGGCGGCGAGCCAGGCCGGCAGCCGCTCGCGCAGGGCCGGCACCGCATCGGGGGTCGTCACCCGCAAAGCGTCGAAGCCGAGATGCCGGGCGCGGGCCTCGAGCGCCTGCCTCAGGGCATCGCCGGAGAGAATTTTGCGCTGCTCGCGGCGACCGGCCGCCTGCTTGCCCTCCTTCCGGAACTGGCCCGAAGGGGCGTTCAGAAATCCAGGTCCGCGTAATGATCCGCCGGGGCCATGCCCGGAACCCGGTCCGCCAGGAGCGTCCGGAACGAGGGGCGCGACTTCAGCCGCGCGTACCAGTCCCTCGCCGTCTCGTCCTCGTCCCATGGCACGTCGCCGAGATAATCCACGCAGGAGAGGTGGGCCGCGGCCGCGAGATCCGCATAGGTCAGATGGTCGCCGGCGATCCATTTCCGGCGGGACATCAGGTAGCCGATGTACTTCATATGGTAGCGCACATTGGTGCGCGCCGCGCGAATGGCATGCATGTCCGGCGGACCGCCACCATTGGCGCTGGTCATGAAGCGCTTCGAGATCTTTTCGGTGACGAGATAGCCGGTCACCTCGGCATCGAACTTCACCAGGAACCAGTCGAGCAGGCGGCGGACCTCCACGCGAGCGGCGGTGGCCTCCGGCAACAGCCGGCGTCCGGACAGGCCGAGGCCGCGGGTCTCGTCCAGATACTCGGCGATGATGCCGGCCCCCGGCACGGCGAGCCCCGATTCCTCCACCAGGACCGGCGTCGTGCCGGCCGGATTGATGAGGAGGAAGGCCTCGCGCCGGTCCCAGACCCGCTCTTCCACGAGCGCGGGCTCCATGCCCATCTCGCT
This region includes:
- the queG gene encoding Epoxyqueuosine reductase, with translation MTTPDAVPALRERLPAWLAAGHHGEMDWMVERADQRADPSILWPGVRSIVMLGMNYGPEADPLSLLALKDRGAIAAYAQRRDYHDVVKGKLKELGGYLSAKGDVRVKVFVDTAPVMEKPLAAAAGLGWQGKHTVLISREHGNWLLLGAIYTSADLVPDLPEADRCGSCRRCLDICPTAAFPAPYQIDARRCISYLTIEHEGPIAPEFREAIGNRVFGCDDCLAVCPWNKFAAAASEARLGARADLAAPPLAELARLDDAAFRARFAGTPVKRTGRDRFLRNVLIAIGNSGDRALAPEAERCLSDPSPLVRGMAVWALSRLTDAAALRGLFNGHAIGETDDDVGAEWRTALDHAGNTTA